The following coding sequences are from one Humulus lupulus chromosome X, drHumLupu1.1, whole genome shotgun sequence window:
- the LOC133806254 gene encoding uncharacterized protein LOC133806254 → MEAAATPTNDSKVVLNFLHKHIFTQFGTPRAIITHEGIHFCSSHFDALLSRYGVRRRSYLAYHPQPIGQAEVFNREVKSILEKIINSLRKESSKKLDDALWAYITTFKTPIGMSPYRLVFGKVCRLPVELEHGAYCAIRQLNVDLKISGQNRLMEINELGEWCNEAYENVKIYKERTKASHRKILVRKEFQPGQQVLLFNSRLKLFMGKLKLRWFRPYTVVKVFHYRSMELQSKNNETFKVNG, encoded by the coding sequence ATGGAAGCAGCGGCAACTCCTACCAATGACAGTAAGGTTGTTCTCAATTTTCTCCACAAACACATATTTACTCAGTTTGGAACTCCCCGAGCTATTATAACTCATGAAGGGATTCATTTTTGTAGTAGTCATTTTGATGCTCTACTTTCTCGGTATGGAGTAAGGCGTAGATCCTATTTGGCTTATCATCCACAACCTATTGGCCAAGCAGAAGTGTTTAACAGAGAAGTGAAGAGTATccttgaaaaaataattaatagttTAAGAAAAGAAAGCTCTAAAAAGCTtgatgatgcattatgggcatataTAACGACATTCAAGACTCCAATTGGCATGTCCCCTTATCGGCTAGTATTTGGAAAAGTATGTCGTTTACCAGTGGAGTTAGAGCATGGAGCCTATTGTGCAATTAGGCAATTGAATGTGGATTTGAAAATATCTGGACAAAATAGGCTCATGGAAATAAATGAACTTGGTGAATGGTGCAATGAAGCATATGAGAATGTTAAGATCTACAAGGAACGCACTAAGGCATCTCACAGAAAAATCCTTGTTCGTAAAGAGTTTCAACCAGGGCAGCAagtattattatttaattcaaggTTGAAATTATTTATGGGCAAGTTAAAGTTAAGATGGTTTAGACCGTACACAGTGGTGAAAGTATTTCATTACCGGTCGATGGAATTACAAAGCAAGAACAACGAAACATTCAAGGTGAACGGTTAA